DNA from Mycobacterium sp. SMC-8:
GAAGACCAGTGAGACGCCCAACATCCGGCAACGATCTGGGTGCGGTTGTCGCGTCGAATGCTCAATTCCGCAGTTCTATCAGCCCGGTTGGCCGAAGACGGCCACAACCACACTGCGATCCAAACTGTTCTCCGACCACACACCGATTTCTGCGTTGGCGCAGTCAGACATGATGCCGTAGGCGACGGGGTCGTAGTACCACCGCTCCAGGATCTCCATGTTGTTGATCGCCAAAGACGGGTTGATGGCAACGTTCTGCGCCGTTTTGCCGCGGTACCCCGCGGCCTCCGCCCGGGTCTGGGGTGTTGATCCGTCCGACCCGAGATCACCACCGAGGGCACGGTTCCTCAGGACATCATTGGCATGCCATTGCGCGGCCAACTGCAGCTGCGGATTGATTCTGACCTCGGTGATGCAGCCTGCTTGGCGCTGGACGGTATAGACATTGGTCACCAGAGTGCCATTGAGCCGCCTGTTGTCGGCATGCGCCGTGGGCGTCGACACCCCCAGCCCGACAGCGCAGACCAGCACCATCGGAAGACTTTCGGCGCCTCGGCGCCAAATCGACTTCGTCGGCCGTTCTCCTCCCCGCGTCATACCGGCTCGAATCCCGAGACGAGCCAACGGCCGTCCACCTTGTCCAGCGTGATGCGGACGCACGAAGTTGTGACGTTGGGTGGCTCGCTGCCGATCAAGGTGGTCTGGTTGATGAAAACCAGTACCTCTGCCCGATCGTCGTCTGCTGACACCGAGGCCGCGGCGGGCACCGTCGCCACCGCCGAGATCTGTTGTTGCTGAGCTCCGGGGATGACGACCGTCTTGGTGAGGTCGGTGTACTGATCGCGGAACGTACCGGTCAGTCGGTCCGCCGCGGCGGTGAGATCCTTCTCCGCAGTGTCCGGCCGGTAGGAGAGAATGGCCACTGTGGTCTCGCTCGCCACCCGCACCGACTCCGCAGCCGCTACCTGAGCTCCACGCGCCGAACCATCCATCCACTTCAAATAGCCAGCAGCGACAGTCAGTACCAGCACCAGGAGCAGCAGCGCGCACGTGAGGATGCGGGTGCCCGTGAACCGTCGACCCCTCTCGGCGACGGCCGGTGCCGTGTTGCTGCTCTCATCGATGCGTTCCTCGCCCGCCTCGGTCGGGTCGCCCTGCAAAGCAGTCTTCTCTGATTCTTCTGTCTTAGTGTCGACGGACACGTCGAACTCCAATCCGGTAACCGCTTGGTCGGTATCTCTACTCACGGCACAAAGGTCACTGACGAGACCTTGGCGGCGTCGACTCCGACTTTGTCAACCCCGATGCGCATCCGCCACGCGCGTGGTTCCTGCTCTGGTGCACCGGCATTGGAAGTCTTCACCGACACCGCGACCAGTACCTGCGCCCGATCGCCGTCCTGTGATTCCAGACCTGCCGCGGTGACCGTGCCCTCCGATCTCGACTTCGCCTGCTTGATGACGGCGACAAACGGGTCCTGACCCATCTGGAAGTCCTCGTGGAAGCTGCCGGTCGTCGAATCGAGGATTCGTTGTATGTCGGCTTCGGTGGTGTCGAATCCGAAGGTGGTCAGGTTCACCGCACCCAGCCGGGCGGCTTCCACGAACACCTGCTGCTCGTCCTGTGCCGCGCGGATCTCGTACGTGCGGTAGCCCAGCCAACCGACCAGACATCCCAGTACCGCGGCCACCACGCCCAGCGAGATCACCAGCCGTTTCGCCGAACCGGACCGGCTGCGCAAGTCCGGCTTCTCACCGGCCGCCTCGGTATCGTCACCGGGCAGCGTGTCCTCATCCGCAGCGGGCCAGTCCTCCACAGCGGGCGATTCCTCGGCGGCAGGCCAGTCCTTCACGGAATTGGAGCCGTTCATCGAATCACCACCGGAGTGAGCATTTCCTGCCATGACTGTCCTTCTGTTGTTTTGGCAAGGTCGGACCGGCTGTACACACTGCCGTCGAGTCCGACGTAGTTATCGGTCAAGGGGTCGTAGTCCGCCGCTGCGATCGGACTGACCGTCGGGGGCGCGGGCGCCGGCGGCGGGGGCACCGAGGGTACCGGTGCCGGGGGCACCGCTGCGGGTGCCGAGCCCGGAGGCAGTTGTGGGACGTCCTGTCCCGACAACGTGGCGTTCGGATCGCCCTTCCAGTTGAGTCCGTCGTTGAGAGGCACGTACTCCTCGTCACTTTCACACATCGCAGCGGTCGGAGCGCGCTTGCCCGGCTTGGTCAGGCATGGGAAGTTACGTGCTCCACGCACATACATCGGCGCGTCCTGTGGGATCCGGCAGTACAACTCGCCCGGCGGACGGGGCGGTATGCCTTCGTCGGGGGTGCCGTCCGCACCGGCGGGTACGTGCTGCTGCTGGATCGGGAGGTACCCCGTGGCGCAGACCGGAGGGATGTTCACATTCAGGTTGAAGTCCAGCGTCAAACCCGGGTGCTTGGTGTTGTAGTTGGTCAACGTGGCGGCCTGCATTCCGGAGATCACGATGGGTGCCACCACGAGCAACTGCTCGATGCCGGCGTGGTAATCGCGACCGACGTTTCCGATGCCGACGAAGTTCGAGAGCAGCGTGGGTAGGGACGGCTGCAAGCGCGAAATCAATTGCTGTGCCTCGGCTGCGGCCGGACCGCCTTGAGCGAGCAGGTTCGCGACCCCGGCATCGTTGTCCCGCAACTGGCCGGTGATCTCGGACAGATGGCTCGCCCAGGCGTTTATCTCATCGGCCGTCTCGGACTGGGAATCGAGTATCGGTTGGGACTCGTCGATCAGCGTGACGAGCGGATCGAGATTTGCCCGCGCGTCGATCGCCAACTGAGTGGAGCCCTTGACGATGCGTGATATCTCCGGCCCCAAACCACCTACTGCGGTGAAGCTTTCGTCGATCACCGTCTTGAGGTTCCCCGGTGGTATCGCCTCAAGGCCGCCGTTGGCCGCATTGAGCAGCGCATTGATATCGGGTGGCACCGAACTGCGGTCGAGCGGGATGACATCCCCGTTCTTCAGGGCGGGTCCCTCTCCCCCGCGCGGAAGCAGTGCGACATACTGCTCGCCCACGCCGGAGACACTGTGCACCTCGGCGTCCAGATCCGCTGGGATCTTCATGTCAGAACGCAACGACAACTCGGCGATGACGCCGGTGTCGGTCAAGCGAACGGCAGACACGCGGCCGACCTCCGTGCCGCGGTAGGTGACATTGCCGGTCGCGTAAAGTCCAGCGGCCCGAGGTAGTTCGACGGTCACCGTGTACTGACCGACTCCGAGCATTGCGGGAACCCGGATGAAGCCGAAGACCATGATCGAGGACGCCACCAAGGCGACCACGGCGAAGATCGTCAACTGGACCTTCACGCGTTTGTTCAGCCGCTGACTGAACTGCGAATGTCGAAGCGACACGTCAGCCTCCCTGATTCCGCTGGTAAGGAATGATCAGCGGGTTGCGACCCGTGTAAGGGCTGGGCACCTGCCCGATCGTGCGACCCCACTGCATCTCCAACTCTGTCAACTCGCCTTCGAAGCGGGTACCGGTGAGCAGACCGTTGTCGAGGCGGCTGAGGGTCAGGTCGAAGGTCGCTGTGAGATTGGCAGACTCACCGCGAATCCAGTTGGAAGCCTGGCTCTTCGGGAACGGCATGATGA
Protein-coding regions in this window:
- a CDS encoding CAP domain-containing protein encodes the protein MVLVCAVGLGVSTPTAHADNRRLNGTLVTNVYTVQRQAGCITEVRINPQLQLAAQWHANDVLRNRALGGDLGSDGSTPQTRAEAAGYRGKTAQNVAINPSLAINNMEILERWYYDPVAYGIMSDCANAEIGVWSENSLDRSVVVAVFGQPG
- a CDS encoding MCE family protein translates to MSLRHSQFSQRLNKRVKVQLTIFAVVALVASSIMVFGFIRVPAMLGVGQYTVTVELPRAAGLYATGNVTYRGTEVGRVSAVRLTDTGVIAELSLRSDMKIPADLDAEVHSVSGVGEQYVALLPRGGEGPALKNGDVIPLDRSSVPPDINALLNAANGGLEAIPPGNLKTVIDESFTAVGGLGPEISRIVKGSTQLAIDARANLDPLVTLIDESQPILDSQSETADEINAWASHLSEITGQLRDNDAGVANLLAQGGPAAAEAQQLISRLQPSLPTLLSNFVGIGNVGRDYHAGIEQLLVVAPIVISGMQAATLTNYNTKHPGLTLDFNLNVNIPPVCATGYLPIQQQHVPAGADGTPDEGIPPRPPGELYCRIPQDAPMYVRGARNFPCLTKPGKRAPTAAMCESDEEYVPLNDGLNWKGDPNATLSGQDVPQLPPGSAPAAVPPAPVPSVPPPPAPAPPTVSPIAAADYDPLTDNYVGLDGSVYSRSDLAKTTEGQSWQEMLTPVVIR